From Pseudoxanthomonas sp. YR558, the proteins below share one genomic window:
- a CDS encoding molybdopterin molybdotransferase MoeA yields MIGYHDAVARLTDGATLRGTQTLAPGDALGRVLAAAIVSDLALPPFDNAALDGVALATGGMPVPDARAWEIGARIGAGEAAPQDDALAWEIMTGAPLPARADTVVPVERIETLPASASGASRIRVLGEVVAGANIRRRGEDVMPGQAVLPAGHVLDAASLMLIAGLGIDRIPVARRPRVAVLATGREIVAAGERLPPGGIHDATSPYLALAIAAAGADVQRIVRVGDDVAAFQAALDAALAEGVDLVLSTGAVSKGCYDFVPASLAARGAKILFHGVAIRPGKPVLAARLREGPLFVGLPGNPLSTAVGFRFLVEPLVRAWLGLPPETPRWLPLADDCRSRTGLHALLHGTLQCGRDGRLRAHVAPAQASFRLLPFAQASAWITLPADVGEVVAGTSVQVHGLSHLQPPAWIPA; encoded by the coding sequence GTGATCGGGTACCACGACGCGGTGGCACGACTGACGGACGGCGCGACCCTGCGCGGCACACAGACGCTCGCGCCCGGCGACGCGCTCGGTCGCGTGCTGGCCGCGGCGATCGTCAGCGACCTGGCGCTGCCGCCCTTCGACAATGCGGCACTGGACGGCGTGGCGCTCGCGACCGGCGGCATGCCGGTGCCGGATGCGCGGGCATGGGAGATCGGTGCGCGTATCGGCGCGGGCGAGGCTGCGCCGCAGGATGACGCGTTGGCGTGGGAGATCATGACCGGCGCCCCGCTACCGGCGCGCGCCGATACGGTCGTTCCCGTGGAACGGATCGAGACGTTGCCTGCGTCGGCCTCGGGCGCATCGCGGATACGCGTGCTGGGCGAGGTGGTGGCTGGCGCGAACATCCGTCGCCGCGGCGAAGACGTGATGCCGGGGCAGGCCGTGTTACCGGCCGGGCACGTGCTCGATGCTGCCTCACTGATGCTGATCGCTGGATTGGGCATCGACCGGATCCCGGTGGCGCGGCGTCCACGCGTGGCGGTGCTGGCGACGGGCCGCGAGATCGTCGCGGCGGGCGAACGGCTGCCACCGGGCGGCATCCACGATGCGACTTCGCCCTATCTCGCGCTCGCCATCGCCGCCGCCGGTGCCGACGTGCAGCGCATCGTGCGCGTGGGCGATGACGTGGCCGCGTTCCAGGCCGCGCTGGATGCCGCCCTCGCCGAGGGCGTCGACCTGGTGCTCAGTACGGGCGCGGTGTCGAAGGGCTGCTACGACTTCGTGCCCGCCTCGCTCGCTGCGCGGGGGGCCAAGATCCTGTTCCACGGCGTGGCGATCCGCCCGGGCAAGCCGGTGCTCGCCGCGCGCCTGCGCGAAGGGCCGCTGTTTGTCGGTCTGCCGGGCAACCCGCTGTCGACGGCGGTGGGGTTCCGCTTCCTTGTCGAACCACTGGTGCGCGCCTGGCTGGGTTTGCCGCCGGAAACGCCGCGCTGGTTGCCGCTCGCCGACGACTGCCGCTCGCGTACCGGGCTGCATGCGCTCTTGCACGGCACGCTGCAGTGCGGCCGCGACGGTCGACTGCGCGCGCACGTGGCGCCGGCGCAGGCCTCGTTCCGCCTGTTGCCGTTCGCGCAGGCAAGCGCATGGATCACGCTGCCGGCCGACGTCGGTGAGGTGGTCGCAGGCACATCGGTGCAGGTGCACGGGTTGAGCCATCTGCAGCCACCCGCGTGGATACCGGCGTGA
- the hemN gene encoding oxygen-independent coproporphyrinogen III oxidase yields the protein MASLSSLFDPDLLRRYDTPGPRYTSYPTAPQFSPGFDEADLRGMAAISNGDPIPRPLSLYLHIPFCTSPCFYCGCNRIITRDTARGAAYLTRLYREVAMVSALFDRDRDVEQVHFGGGTPNFLTPSQIAEAMDVLRRHFSFAAPSRLDCSIELDPRFISPRDVGELAAAGFNRASLGVQDFDPEVQRAVNRVQSVEQTLAIIDACRTHGLQSVNVDLIYGLPKQSLAGFSRTLDITLQARPDRLAIYSYAHLPSMFRPQQRINADELPSPEVKLGLLQCAIDKLGEAGYVYIGMDHFALPGDSLAEAQRRGGLRRNFMGYTTHAESDLVGLGVSAISHIGPSFSQNPRDLGSWEQAIDQGHLPVWRGMRLEEDDVIRADVIQQLMCHGTLDYRDLGRRHVIDFATYFADALQRLRPLQEDGLVELDRDGLRATSRGRMLLRIIAMCFDRYLPTAAASTPRFSRTV from the coding sequence ATGGCCAGCCTGTCCTCCCTCTTCGACCCCGACCTGCTGCGGCGCTACGACACGCCGGGGCCGCGCTACACCTCGTATCCCACCGCCCCGCAGTTCTCGCCCGGCTTCGACGAAGCCGACCTGCGCGGCATGGCGGCGATCAGCAATGGCGACCCGATTCCGCGTCCGCTCTCGCTGTACCTGCACATCCCGTTCTGCACCAGCCCGTGCTTCTACTGCGGCTGCAACCGCATCATCACCCGCGACACCGCGCGCGGCGCCGCGTACCTGACGCGGCTGTACCGCGAAGTGGCAATGGTCTCGGCCTTGTTCGACCGCGACCGCGACGTGGAGCAGGTGCACTTCGGCGGCGGCACGCCCAATTTCCTGACGCCGTCGCAGATCGCCGAAGCGATGGACGTGCTGCGTCGGCATTTCTCCTTCGCCGCACCATCGCGGCTGGATTGCTCGATCGAACTCGATCCGCGCTTCATCAGCCCCCGCGACGTGGGCGAACTGGCCGCCGCCGGCTTCAACCGCGCCAGCCTGGGCGTGCAGGACTTCGATCCCGAGGTACAGCGCGCGGTCAACCGCGTCCAGAGCGTCGAGCAGACCCTGGCGATCATCGATGCCTGCCGTACGCACGGCCTGCAGTCGGTCAACGTCGACCTGATCTACGGGTTGCCGAAGCAGAGCCTGGCCGGCTTCTCGCGCACGCTCGACATCACCCTGCAGGCGCGGCCGGACCGGCTGGCGATCTACAGCTACGCGCACCTGCCGTCGATGTTCCGTCCGCAGCAGCGCATCAATGCCGACGAGCTGCCATCGCCCGAAGTGAAACTCGGCCTGCTGCAATGCGCGATCGACAAGCTCGGCGAGGCCGGCTACGTCTACATCGGCATGGACCACTTCGCGCTGCCCGGCGACAGCCTGGCCGAAGCACAGCGACGCGGTGGCCTGCGCCGCAATTTCATGGGCTACACCACGCATGCCGAAAGCGACCTGGTCGGCCTGGGCGTCAGCGCCATCAGCCACATCGGCCCGAGCTTCAGCCAGAACCCGCGCGATCTCGGCAGTTGGGAACAAGCCATCGACCAGGGCCACCTGCCGGTGTGGCGCGGCATGCGGCTGGAAGAAGACGACGTGATCCGCGCCGATGTCATCCAGCAACTGATGTGCCACGGCACGCTGGACTACCGCGACCTCGGCCGCCGGCACGTGATCGACTTCGCGACGTATTTCGCCGATGCGCTGCAACGCCTGCGCCCGCTGCAGGAGGACGGCCTGGTGGAACTGGACCGCGACGGCCTGCGCGCGACCTCGCGTGGGCGCATGCTGTTGCGTATCATCGCCATGTGCTTCGACCGCTACCTGCCCACCGCTGCAGCCTCGACGCCTCGCTTCTCGCGCACGGTCTGA
- a CDS encoding helix-turn-helix domain-containing protein: MTSPLVFPRTDASIVADDGDSLTFCSTCAFSQACLSEGMDKRALMDLHVLVEHVGPLRAGEHVFREGDPFGAIAAVRAGTVKTYQIDRNGHEQVLGFHLPGEVIGLNAIHGDRYPCNAIALDTVMLCRFSFPKIAMLAARLPNLQAHLFKLMSRDIGVASLFARDNTADERMAAFLIGLSRRLAARGFSPRRFQLTMARTDIANYLRQAPETVSRVLRRFEQDGLLHIKQRDVEILDLPRLEALALAVLRD; this comes from the coding sequence ATGACCTCGCCGCTGGTCTTCCCGCGCACCGATGCGAGCATCGTCGCCGACGACGGCGATTCGCTGACCTTCTGCTCCACCTGCGCGTTCTCGCAGGCCTGCCTGTCCGAGGGCATGGACAAACGCGCCCTGATGGACCTGCACGTGCTGGTCGAACACGTCGGCCCGCTGCGCGCCGGCGAACACGTGTTCCGCGAAGGCGACCCGTTTGGCGCGATCGCCGCGGTGCGCGCCGGCACGGTGAAGACCTACCAGATCGACCGCAACGGGCACGAGCAGGTGCTCGGCTTCCACCTGCCGGGCGAAGTGATCGGCCTCAACGCCATCCACGGCGACCGCTACCCGTGCAACGCGATCGCGCTGGACACGGTGATGCTGTGCCGCTTCTCGTTCCCGAAGATCGCGATGCTGGCCGCGCGCCTGCCCAACCTGCAGGCGCACCTGTTCAAGCTGATGAGCCGCGACATCGGCGTGGCTTCGCTGTTCGCGCGCGACAACACCGCCGACGAACGCATGGCCGCGTTCCTGATCGGCCTTTCGCGCCGGTTGGCCGCACGCGGCTTCTCGCCGCGCCGGTTCCAGCTGACGATGGCGCGCACCGACATCGCCAACTACCTGCGCCAGGCGCCCGAGACGGTCAGCCGCGTGCTGCGCCGCTTCGAACAGGACGGCCTGCTGCACATCAAGCAGCGCGACGTCGAGATCCTCGACCTGCCCCGCCTGGAAGCCCTCGCGCTGGCCGTGCTGCGGGATTGA
- a CDS encoding nitric-oxide reductase large subunit produces the protein MNSTRKLWVGLAALLIASFAVLLWVGSEVHRQAPPVPERVVAEDGRVIFTRQDIETGRQVWQSIGGQQLGSIWGHGGYVAPDWGADWLHREAEAILDGWAKREAGAEGYKQLDAPTQAAYATRVQALMRPNTYDATTGTITLSNDRADAIGVVGAHYQSLFSADPATGDLREAYAMRNDTVPDAEHRRQLTAFYWWAAWSSVTERPGADISYTANWPADELVGNTPPPSAFLWTVFSVLFLIAGVGLLGWHYAVNHGDELAPVLPKSDPLAKIRITPSMRATAKYFWVVIALFVVQILLGAITAHYQVEGQEAYGFALADILPYSLTRTWHTQLAVLWIATAWLGMGLYIGPAISGHEPKFQRLGVNFLWTCLIIIVVGAFTGQWFAVMQKLGLEHNFWFGHQGWEYVDLGRFWQWFLFIGLTLWLVLVGRALWPAIRNGGESRSIVSLLFLSTVAIGLFYAAGLMWGEHTHLSMVEYWRWWVVHLWVEGFFEVFAVAVIAFLFTRLGLLQTKTATVAVLFATIVFMAGGVLGTLHHLYFTGTPTAVIALGASFSALEVVPLAYVGFEAYHSWKMGKATPWMQRYRWPIQFFIAVSFWNLVGAGLFGFLINPPLPLYYMQGLNLTPNHGHTALFGVYGMLGIGLMLFCLRGLKPDVVWNEKLLKTAFWSLNIGLAGMSLLTLLPLGILQLNAALEHGYWFARSAEFMQQPIVDMLVWMRVPADTLFSVGALALVWFVASLWLAPRREPLPVAHPSEA, from the coding sequence ATGAATTCGACACGCAAGTTGTGGGTGGGGTTGGCGGCCCTGCTCATTGCGTCGTTCGCCGTCCTGCTATGGGTCGGCAGCGAAGTGCATCGCCAGGCACCGCCGGTACCCGAACGGGTCGTGGCGGAGGACGGACGGGTGATCTTCACCCGTCAGGACATCGAGACCGGCCGCCAGGTCTGGCAGTCCATCGGTGGCCAGCAGTTGGGCTCCATCTGGGGCCACGGTGGCTACGTGGCGCCCGACTGGGGCGCGGACTGGCTGCACCGCGAAGCCGAGGCCATCCTGGACGGATGGGCCAAGCGCGAAGCCGGCGCGGAAGGCTACAAGCAGCTCGACGCGCCCACCCAGGCCGCCTACGCCACGCGCGTGCAGGCGCTGATGCGGCCCAACACCTACGACGCCACGACCGGCACGATCACGCTGTCGAACGATCGCGCGGATGCGATCGGCGTGGTCGGTGCGCATTACCAAAGCCTGTTCTCCGCCGATCCGGCCACCGGCGATCTGCGCGAGGCCTATGCCATGCGCAACGACACCGTGCCCGACGCCGAACACCGCCGCCAGCTGACCGCGTTCTACTGGTGGGCGGCGTGGTCGTCGGTGACCGAGCGCCCGGGTGCGGACATCAGCTACACGGCCAACTGGCCGGCGGACGAGCTGGTCGGCAACACGCCGCCGCCGAGCGCCTTCCTGTGGACGGTCTTCAGCGTGCTGTTCCTGATCGCCGGCGTCGGCCTGCTGGGCTGGCACTACGCGGTCAACCACGGCGATGAACTCGCACCGGTGCTGCCGAAGAGCGACCCGCTGGCGAAGATCAGGATCACGCCGTCGATGCGCGCCACCGCGAAATATTTCTGGGTGGTCATCGCGCTGTTCGTGGTGCAGATCCTGCTGGGCGCGATCACCGCGCACTACCAGGTGGAAGGCCAGGAGGCCTACGGCTTCGCGCTGGCCGACATCCTGCCGTACTCGCTGACGCGCACGTGGCATACCCAACTCGCGGTGCTGTGGATCGCGACCGCATGGCTGGGCATGGGCCTGTACATCGGCCCGGCGATCTCCGGGCACGAACCGAAGTTCCAGCGCCTCGGCGTCAATTTCCTCTGGACCTGCCTGATCATCATCGTGGTCGGCGCATTCACCGGGCAGTGGTTCGCGGTGATGCAGAAGCTCGGCCTGGAGCACAACTTCTGGTTCGGCCACCAGGGCTGGGAATACGTCGACTTGGGCCGCTTCTGGCAGTGGTTCCTCTTCATCGGCCTGACCCTGTGGCTGGTGCTGGTGGGCCGTGCGCTGTGGCCGGCCATCCGCAACGGCGGCGAATCGCGCAGCATCGTCAGCCTGCTGTTCCTGTCCACGGTGGCGATCGGCCTGTTCTACGCGGCCGGCCTGATGTGGGGCGAACACACGCACCTGTCGATGGTCGAGTACTGGCGCTGGTGGGTGGTGCACCTGTGGGTGGAAGGCTTCTTCGAGGTGTTCGCGGTGGCGGTGATCGCCTTCCTGTTCACCCGCCTGGGCCTGCTGCAGACGAAGACCGCCACAGTGGCAGTGCTGTTCGCCACCATCGTGTTCATGGCCGGTGGCGTGCTGGGCACGCTGCACCACCTGTACTTCACCGGCACGCCGACCGCGGTGATCGCGTTGGGCGCGAGCTTCTCCGCGCTGGAAGTGGTGCCGCTGGCCTACGTGGGCTTCGAGGCGTACCACAGCTGGAAGATGGGCAAGGCCACGCCGTGGATGCAGCGCTACCGCTGGCCGATCCAGTTCTTCATCGCGGTGTCGTTCTGGAACCTGGTGGGCGCGGGTCTGTTCGGCTTCCTGATCAATCCGCCGCTGCCGCTGTACTACATGCAGGGTCTGAACCTGACGCCGAACCATGGCCACACCGCGCTGTTCGGCGTGTACGGCATGCTCGGCATCGGCCTGATGCTGTTCTGCCTGCGCGGGCTGAAGCCGGACGTGGTGTGGAACGAGAAGCTGCTGAAGACCGCGTTCTGGTCGCTCAACATCGGCCTGGCCGGCATGTCGCTGCTGACCCTGCTGCCGCTGGGCATCCTGCAGCTCAATGCGGCGCTGGAGCACGGCTACTGGTTCGCACGCTCGGCAGAGTTCATGCAGCAGCCGATCGTGGACATGCTGGTGTGGATGCGCGTGCCGGCCGACACGCTCTTCAGCGTGGGTGCGCTGGCGCTGGTGTGGTTCGTGGCCAGCCTGTGGCTGGCGCCGCGCCGCGAGCCGCTGCCGGTCGCACACCCCAGCGAAGCCTGA
- a CDS encoding TfoX/Sxy family protein, which yields MKGPSDLVVTTLGLLCGLGELRHRRMFGGTYIYCDDLFIATVHDETLYFKANANTAPTFIARGLKPFSYPKGGDTVTLQYYQAPPEVFADAATMNTWARLALMAARQDAARKSA from the coding sequence GTGAAAGGACCATCAGATCTCGTCGTAACCACTCTCGGCCTGCTCTGCGGACTGGGTGAACTCCGGCATCGCAGGATGTTCGGTGGCACATACATCTACTGCGATGATCTCTTCATCGCCACCGTGCATGACGAGACCCTCTACTTCAAGGCGAACGCGAACACCGCGCCCACATTCATTGCCCGCGGTTTGAAGCCCTTCTCCTACCCGAAGGGTGGCGACACCGTCACGCTCCAGTACTACCAAGCTCCCCCCGAGGTGTTCGCCGACGCCGCCACCATGAACACGTGGGCCAGGCTGGCACTGATGGCCGCGCGCCAGGATGCCGCCAGGAAGTCCGCGTAG
- a CDS encoding zinc-ribbon domain containing protein, giving the protein MKTRNTGRDPTRAELLEAERVQALTESQQAGHPSAVAADPNALTHINTYGTLPRYYLDIPFSCRTCGKQEIWKAADQKWYYETAKGHIDAKAVRCHACRQARRSPRMP; this is encoded by the coding sequence ATGAAGACCCGCAACACCGGTCGCGACCCGACCCGCGCCGAGTTGCTCGAAGCCGAGCGCGTCCAGGCACTGACCGAATCCCAACAGGCGGGCCATCCGTCCGCCGTGGCGGCGGACCCGAACGCGCTCACCCACATCAATACCTACGGCACCTTGCCGCGGTACTACCTGGATATCCCGTTCTCCTGCCGTACGTGCGGCAAGCAGGAGATCTGGAAGGCCGCCGACCAGAAGTGGTACTACGAAACGGCGAAGGGCCACATCGATGCCAAGGCGGTGAGATGCCACGCGTGTAGACAGGCTCGCCGGTCACCCCGGATGCCGTGA
- a CDS encoding NnrS family protein: MKIDVVPPPRSRAAPPLPGLSPAWLAHAPHRLMFFVGAGNVLLAMLWWMVWLVATRWGVWTMPETPIYAGWLHAFLMQYLVLPSFIFGFLLTVFPRWMGMADLKRWHYVPVGLGLMGGQLAMLLGVAGWQAGLTVGLWMALAGWSAALLTLGRLLADDTAKTWHARSCFAGLLLGWLGLVMFIAFALGASPTWAFASIKLGGFGLLLPVYVTVAHRMFPFFAGNVVPGYAPWRSLPWLGAVWALLMVHLGLELMHAYAWLWLADVPLLVLTAWAVHRWWPRGRMPGLLAVLFIGTAWLPITFLLYVVQSVTFLATDDFVLGRAPMHAMFIGFFGSLLVAMVTRVTQGHSGRPLVMPTVAWFAFVAIQIVAVMRIVADLAPDAMAWQAAAAMGWLIALAPWVSRIGGIYLRPRADGRPG; encoded by the coding sequence ATGAAGATCGACGTCGTTCCCCCACCCCGTTCCCGCGCTGCGCCGCCGTTGCCCGGGCTCTCGCCTGCATGGCTCGCGCATGCACCGCACCGGCTGATGTTCTTCGTCGGCGCCGGCAACGTATTGCTGGCGATGCTCTGGTGGATGGTGTGGCTGGTGGCGACCCGCTGGGGCGTGTGGACGATGCCCGAGACGCCGATCTACGCCGGCTGGCTGCATGCGTTCCTGATGCAGTACCTGGTGCTGCCGAGTTTCATCTTCGGCTTCCTGCTGACGGTGTTTCCGCGCTGGATGGGCATGGCCGACCTGAAGCGCTGGCATTACGTGCCGGTCGGGCTGGGCCTGATGGGCGGGCAGCTGGCGATGTTGCTGGGCGTCGCCGGCTGGCAGGCGGGCCTGACCGTCGGCCTGTGGATGGCGCTGGCCGGCTGGAGCGCCGCGCTGCTGACGCTGGGCAGGTTGCTGGCCGACGACACGGCGAAGACCTGGCATGCGCGCTCGTGCTTCGCCGGGTTGCTGCTGGGCTGGCTGGGGCTGGTGATGTTCATCGCCTTCGCGCTAGGCGCGTCGCCGACGTGGGCGTTCGCCAGCATCAAGCTCGGCGGTTTCGGCCTGCTGCTGCCGGTGTACGTGACGGTGGCGCACCGCATGTTCCCGTTCTTCGCCGGCAACGTGGTGCCGGGCTACGCGCCGTGGCGTTCGCTGCCATGGCTGGGCGCGGTGTGGGCGCTGCTGATGGTGCACCTCGGGCTGGAACTGATGCACGCGTACGCGTGGCTGTGGCTGGCCGACGTGCCGCTGCTGGTGCTGACGGCCTGGGCCGTGCATCGCTGGTGGCCGCGCGGTCGCATGCCGGGGCTGCTGGCGGTGTTGTTCATCGGCACCGCCTGGTTGCCGATCACCTTCCTGCTGTACGTGGTGCAGAGCGTGACGTTCCTGGCGACGGATGACTTCGTGCTGGGTCGCGCGCCGATGCATGCGATGTTCATCGGCTTCTTCGGCAGCCTGCTGGTGGCGATGGTAACGCGGGTGACGCAGGGCCATTCGGGACGCCCGCTGGTGATGCCGACGGTGGCGTGGTTCGCCTTCGTCGCGATCCAGATCGTCGCGGTGATGCGCATCGTCGCCGACCTCGCACCGGATGCGATGGCGTGGCAGGCCGCGGCGGCGATGGGTTGGCTGATCGCGTTGGCGCCATGGGTGTCAAGGATCGGCGGCATCTACCTGCGCCCGCGCGCGGACGGACGGCCGGGATGA
- a CDS encoding SirB2 family protein: protein MSAMMAFYPDIKLVHMGAAMSSGTLFALRALALLAGMRWPRAAAVRYLSYSIDTVLLTGAMMLLTILPAGLFANGWLLAKLVFLIAYVAIGIAAFRPARGNGARAALVAAALLCFLQVYGIARAHDPWGWLLWLGG from the coding sequence ATGAGCGCCATGATGGCCTTCTACCCCGACATCAAGCTGGTCCACATGGGCGCGGCGATGAGCAGCGGCACGCTGTTCGCGCTGCGTGCGCTCGCCCTGCTCGCCGGCATGCGCTGGCCACGCGCCGCGGCCGTGCGCTACCTGAGCTACAGCATCGACACCGTGTTGCTGACCGGCGCGATGATGCTGCTGACGATCCTGCCGGCGGGCCTGTTCGCCAACGGCTGGCTGCTGGCGAAGCTCGTGTTCCTCATCGCGTATGTCGCGATCGGCATCGCGGCCTTCCGTCCTGCGCGCGGCAACGGCGCGCGCGCCGCGCTGGTCGCCGCTGCGCTGCTGTGCTTCCTGCAGGTGTACGGCATCGCGCGCGCGCACGACCCGTGGGGCTGGCTGCTGTGGCTGGGGGGCTGA
- a CDS encoding DUF2249 domain-containing protein yields the protein MAHALTLVRLDLRTLAAPEPMERILDCLRTLRRGERLVALTPLYPAPLLPILDQWGFAYRVRDADAGSACIAICHVADRHALEPPQAA from the coding sequence ATGGCGCATGCCCTGACCCTGGTGCGCCTGGACCTGCGCACGCTCGCGGCCCCCGAGCCGATGGAGCGCATCCTCGACTGCCTGCGCACGTTGCGGCGCGGCGAGCGGCTGGTGGCGCTGACGCCGCTGTATCCGGCGCCGTTGCTGCCGATCCTGGATCAGTGGGGGTTCGCCTATCGCGTACGCGATGCCGACGCGGGCAGTGCGTGCATCGCGATCTGCCATGTCGCCGACCGGCACGCGCTGGAGCCCCCGCAGGCCGCATGA